In Haloplanus rubicundus, one DNA window encodes the following:
- a CDS encoding DUF7311 family protein: MIRAVLAVCLTVALLAAVTPAVDEGRERRTTIHLDRVVDRIDRAVRSLQAHEDPTAPSVAGARRLVSVHLPERSWTAVGARLWIDGERDQIGYRLDGARARRTRLPGVDLRTPDGRVVLDGGSRRRLELSLVRDDGVGVAVG; encoded by the coding sequence GTGATCCGGGCCGTCCTCGCCGTCTGCCTGACCGTCGCCCTGCTGGCGGCGGTGACGCCCGCCGTCGACGAGGGGCGGGAGCGGCGGACGACGATCCACCTCGACCGCGTGGTCGACCGGATCGACCGCGCGGTGCGGTCGCTCCAGGCCCACGAGGACCCGACGGCGCCGAGCGTGGCGGGTGCACGGCGACTCGTCAGCGTTCACCTCCCGGAGCGGTCGTGGACGGCCGTCGGCGCGCGCCTGTGGATCGACGGCGAGCGCGATCAGATCGGCTATCGCCTCGACGGCGCGCGCGCACGCCGGACGCGACTGCCGGGAGTCGACCTCCGGACGCCGGACGGGCGCGTCGTCCTCGACGGTGGGTCCCGGCGTCGTCTCGAACTCTCGCTCGTCCGCGACGACGGGGTCGGCGTCGCCGTCGGGTGA
- a CDS encoding DUF7310 family coiled-coil domain-containing protein translates to MDDRLEERVAALERTITDGHADDGLPEAARMDARLDELEATVGDIEARVAELDAAVQALRGFAGGVRAVDEAVERRADAAVARVDRLESELAAVREAVSGRDETSVANEPTDRDHATAPPRDARTTSQRDSSRREPSVAGDRSEGAGRVGDRSRDRDGSLTGEVAARTDDALADAAAMEAKPDDADADRSLAERIRRLL, encoded by the coding sequence ATGGACGACAGATTGGAAGAACGCGTCGCCGCCCTCGAACGCACGATAACCGACGGTCACGCCGACGACGGCCTCCCCGAGGCCGCACGGATGGACGCCCGCCTCGACGAACTCGAGGCGACCGTCGGCGACATCGAGGCCCGGGTGGCCGAACTCGACGCGGCGGTGCAGGCGCTCCGTGGCTTCGCCGGCGGCGTCCGGGCAGTCGACGAAGCGGTCGAGCGGCGAGCGGACGCCGCCGTCGCCAGGGTCGACCGCCTCGAATCCGAACTGGCGGCGGTGCGCGAAGCGGTGAGCGGTCGGGACGAGACGAGCGTCGCGAACGAACCGACCGACCGCGACCACGCCACGGCCCCACCTCGCGACGCACGAACCACCTCGCAACGCGACTCAAGCCGGCGCGAACCGAGCGTCGCGGGCGACCGGAGTGAGGGTGCGGGTCGCGTCGGCGACCGCAGTCGCGACCGTGACGGCTCGTTGACCGGCGAGGTGGCCGCCCGCACCGACGACGCCCTCGCCGACGCAGCGGCGATGGAGGCGAAGCCGGACGACGCCGACGCCGACCGGTCGCTCGCCGAGCGCATCCGTCGGCTCCTGTGA
- a CDS encoding tubulin/FtsZ family protein — protein sequence MKSVLIGVGQAGGKVTAALSDFDARNGFGAVVGSLAVNSARSDLQSLPLDTVLIGGAEVNGHGVGGDNELGTQVMQNDLQEVMGAIDGRTTAEAEAIFVVAGLGGGTGSGGAPYLVSELQEIYDLPVYGLGILPGRDEGSLYQVNAGRSLKTLLREADATLLVDNDAWRSSGESLESGYEAINERIARRVGLLLAAGEATQGVGESVVDSSEVINTLRGSGVATLGYASADASSDAAANVNVVTSTTRRAVRSGMSLPETTTAERGLLVVAGRPDAISRKGVERARSWLETEVDTMEVRGGDFPTRDDRLAALVLLGGVAHSDRLEGFLERARQAAREEEQRAEEDDAGLTDDRIDGLL from the coding sequence ATGAAGTCCGTCCTGATTGGCGTCGGGCAGGCCGGTGGCAAGGTCACCGCCGCGCTGTCCGACTTCGACGCGCGAAACGGGTTCGGTGCCGTCGTCGGGTCGCTCGCGGTCAACAGCGCCCGCTCGGACCTCCAGTCCCTCCCTCTCGATACCGTCCTCATCGGCGGCGCCGAGGTGAACGGGCACGGCGTCGGCGGCGACAACGAACTCGGCACGCAGGTGATGCAAAACGACCTGCAGGAAGTGATGGGTGCCATCGACGGTCGTACGACGGCCGAGGCCGAGGCGATATTCGTCGTCGCCGGCCTCGGCGGTGGGACGGGGAGCGGCGGCGCGCCGTATCTCGTCAGCGAACTGCAGGAGATATACGACCTCCCCGTCTACGGACTGGGTATCCTCCCCGGCCGCGACGAGGGATCGCTCTACCAGGTGAACGCCGGTCGGTCGCTGAAGACGCTACTCCGTGAGGCGGACGCCACCCTCCTCGTCGACAACGACGCGTGGCGGTCGTCGGGCGAGAGCCTCGAATCCGGCTACGAGGCGATCAACGAGCGCATCGCCCGGCGGGTCGGCCTCCTCCTCGCCGCCGGCGAGGCGACACAGGGCGTCGGCGAGTCCGTCGTCGACAGCTCCGAGGTCATCAACACGCTCCGCGGAAGCGGCGTCGCGACGCTCGGCTACGCCTCGGCCGACGCCTCGTCGGACGCCGCCGCGAACGTCAACGTCGTCACGAGCACGACCCGGCGGGCAGTACGCTCCGGGATGAGTCTCCCCGAGACGACGACTGCGGAACGCGGGCTGCTGGTCGTCGCCGGCCGCCCGGACGCCATCTCGCGGAAAGGCGTCGAACGCGCCCGCTCGTGGCTGGAGACGGAAGTCGACACGATGGAGGTGCGCGGCGGCGACTTTCCGACCCGTGACGACCGCCTCGCCGCGCTGGTCCTGCTCGGCGGCGTCGCCCACTCCGACCGTCTCGAGGGCTTCCTCGAACGCGCGCGACAGGCGGCCCGCGAGGAGGAGCAACGAGCGGAGGAGGACGATGCGGGACTCACCGACGACCGGATCGACGGCCTGCTCTAG
- a CDS encoding alkaline phosphatase family protein: MGLFDRLRGEDHPRVAFVGIDGVPFSLLEEHPEEFPNFAALADEGSAGAIDSIVPPESSACWPALTTGVNPGETGVYGFQDREVGSYDTYVPMGQDVQAPRIWDRLDEAGREATVMNVPVTFPPQRNVQRMVSGFLSPGVDKAAHPDELRDYLQSIDYAIDVNAKLGHREDKSDFVEDAHDTLDTRFEAFSHYLQGDDWDLFFGVFMTTDRVNHFLFKDYERDGENKEAFMDFYRKVDDYVGKIRAMLPDDVTLVVASDHGFTSLDYEVHCNAWLEEEGWLSFEDDDHDDLTDIAEESRAYSLIPGRFYINLEGREPRGSVPEEEYDEVRAELKAALESLEGPDGKKVCERVVEKEDAFRGTHDDIAPDLVAIPNHGFDLKSGFKSHDEVFDVGPRNGMHSFDNATLFVDDPSVSITDADLFDIAPTILDLMDVDYGRTDFDGGSLVTSK; this comes from the coding sequence ATGGGTCTGTTCGATCGGCTGCGCGGTGAGGACCACCCGCGCGTCGCGTTCGTCGGCATCGACGGAGTGCCGTTTAGCCTCCTCGAGGAGCATCCGGAGGAGTTTCCGAACTTCGCGGCACTCGCCGACGAGGGGAGTGCGGGTGCCATCGACAGCATCGTCCCGCCGGAGTCGAGCGCGTGCTGGCCGGCGCTCACGACCGGCGTCAACCCGGGTGAGACCGGCGTCTACGGCTTCCAAGACCGCGAGGTCGGATCGTACGACACCTACGTCCCGATGGGACAGGACGTACAGGCACCGCGCATCTGGGACCGCCTCGACGAGGCCGGCCGGGAGGCGACGGTGATGAACGTCCCCGTCACGTTCCCGCCCCAGCGGAACGTCCAGCGGATGGTGTCGGGCTTTCTCTCGCCCGGCGTCGACAAGGCCGCCCACCCCGACGAACTCCGCGACTACCTGCAGTCCATCGATTACGCCATCGACGTGAACGCCAAACTCGGACACAGGGAGGACAAAAGCGACTTCGTCGAGGACGCTCACGACACCCTCGACACCCGCTTCGAGGCCTTCTCCCACTACCTTCAGGGGGACGACTGGGACCTGTTTTTCGGCGTCTTCATGACGACCGACCGGGTCAATCACTTCCTGTTCAAGGATTACGAACGGGACGGCGAGAACAAGGAGGCGTTCATGGACTTCTACCGCAAGGTCGACGACTACGTCGGCAAGATTCGGGCGATGCTCCCCGACGACGTGACGCTCGTCGTCGCCAGCGACCACGGCTTCACGTCGCTCGACTACGAGGTCCACTGCAACGCGTGGCTCGAAGAGGAAGGATGGCTCTCCTTCGAGGACGACGACCACGACGACCTGACCGACATCGCCGAGGAATCCCGCGCGTACTCGCTCATTCCGGGTCGGTTCTACATCAACCTCGAAGGGCGCGAACCGCGTGGGTCCGTCCCCGAGGAGGAGTACGACGAGGTGCGCGCCGAACTGAAGGCGGCGCTCGAATCGCTGGAAGGGCCGGACGGGAAGAAGGTGTGTGAGCGAGTCGTCGAGAAGGAGGACGCCTTCCGGGGGACCCACGACGACATCGCACCCGACCTCGTCGCCATCCCGAACCACGGCTTCGACCTCAAATCCGGGTTCAAGAGCCACGACGAGGTGTTCGACGTGGGGCCGCGCAACGGGATGCACAGTTTCGACAACGCGACACTGTTCGTCGACGACCCGTCCGTCTCCATCACCGACGCGGACCTGTTCGACATCGCGCCCACGATTCTCGACCTGATGGACGTCGACTACGGACGCACCGACTTCGACGGCGGGAGCCTCGTCACGTCGAAGTGA
- a CDS encoding DUF7123 family protein, whose protein sequence is MSTTTAGTDLNEKQRRILGYLREHAATKTYFKSRLIAQELGMTAKEVGANMTAIHTGEFDVDVEKWGYSSGTTWKVDVQGS, encoded by the coding sequence ATGAGCACGACCACCGCGGGCACCGACCTCAACGAGAAACAGCGGCGCATCCTCGGCTACCTCCGCGAACACGCGGCCACCAAGACGTACTTCAAGTCCCGACTCATCGCGCAGGAACTCGGCATGACCGCCAAAGAGGTCGGTGCAAACATGACCGCGATCCACACCGGCGAGTTCGACGTGGACGTGGAGAAGTGGGGCTACTCCTCGGGGACGACCTGGAAGGTCGACGTTCAGGGGTCGTAA
- a CDS encoding winged helix-turn-helix transcriptional regulator — MPSGDRGVDAEKRATLRRFAALGAATPLAGLSAGEAQAQTGDNDARDAILGYVNATPGAHFSKLRDDLKLGTGETQHHLRRLLDEGALVSRRDGDYRRFFLADRFSTFEQVALGYLRRETPRGMLLTLLRHPDATGSEIASALDVSRATVSTYASQLDDAGLLDRTDGYAVSRPETIITLLVRYADSFDAETRAFAADADSLVRYDP; from the coding sequence ATGCCGAGTGGGGACCGGGGGGTCGACGCCGAGAAGCGGGCGACGCTACGACGATTCGCCGCACTGGGAGCGGCGACGCCGCTCGCCGGCCTGAGCGCCGGCGAGGCGCAAGCACAGACAGGCGACAACGACGCCCGCGACGCCATCCTCGGTTACGTGAACGCGACGCCCGGCGCCCACTTCTCGAAGCTCCGTGACGACCTGAAACTCGGGACGGGTGAGACCCAACACCACCTCCGGCGGCTGCTCGACGAAGGGGCACTCGTCTCGCGACGCGACGGCGACTACCGGCGCTTCTTCCTCGCCGACCGCTTCTCGACGTTCGAGCAGGTGGCGCTTGGCTACCTGCGTCGAGAGACGCCGCGGGGGATGCTGTTGACGCTCCTTCGCCACCCGGACGCGACGGGCAGCGAGATAGCGAGCGCCCTCGACGTGTCGCGGGCGACGGTGAGCACGTACGCCTCACAGCTCGACGACGCGGGACTGCTCGATCGGACGGACGGCTACGCCGTCTCGCGTCCGGAGACGATCATCACGCTACTGGTCCGTTACGCCGACTCCTTCGACGCCGAGACGCGGGCGTTCGCGGCCGACGCCGACTCGCTCGTTCGTTACGACCCCTGA
- a CDS encoding SPFH domain-containing protein encodes MAPVVLQLIPSLGPLLVGMLVLLLAIVTVYQMVEIVDAYEKKALTVFGEYRRLLEPGITFIPPFVSRTYAFDMRTQTLDVPRQEAITRDNSPVTADAVVYIKVMDARKAFLEVDNYKMAVSNLAQTTLRAVLGDMELDDTLNKRQEINARIRKELDEPTDEWGVRVESVEVREVNPSKDVQQAMEQQTSAERRRRAMILEAQGERRSAVETAQGEKQSNIIRAQGEKQSQILEAQGDAISTVLRAKSAESMGERAIIDKGMETLERIGQGESTTFVLPQELTSLVGRYGKQLSGSDVQDQQGLSSLEFDDETRELIGLDDIEEILGQIDEAAEMDIEELEQEAEAIKSGAGTDIKSADEVVQEADRGADFTGEESETETETE; translated from the coding sequence ATGGCCCCCGTCGTACTGCAGTTGATCCCGAGCCTCGGACCGCTCCTCGTCGGTATGCTCGTCCTGCTTCTCGCCATCGTCACGGTGTACCAGATGGTGGAGATCGTCGACGCCTACGAGAAGAAGGCCCTCACCGTCTTCGGCGAGTACCGCCGCCTGCTCGAACCGGGCATCACCTTCATCCCGCCGTTCGTCTCGCGGACGTACGCCTTCGACATGCGGACACAGACGCTCGACGTGCCGCGACAGGAGGCGATCACGCGGGACAACTCCCCGGTCACCGCGGACGCCGTCGTCTACATCAAGGTGATGGACGCCCGCAAGGCGTTCCTCGAGGTGGACAACTACAAGATGGCGGTGTCGAACCTCGCCCAGACGACCCTGCGGGCCGTCCTCGGCGACATGGAACTCGACGACACGCTGAACAAGCGCCAGGAGATCAACGCCCGCATCCGGAAGGAACTCGACGAACCGACCGACGAGTGGGGCGTCCGCGTCGAATCGGTCGAGGTCCGGGAAGTGAACCCCTCGAAGGACGTGCAACAGGCGATGGAGCAACAGACCTCCGCGGAGCGTCGCCGCCGAGCGATGATCCTCGAAGCGCAGGGTGAACGGCGGAGCGCCGTCGAGACGGCCCAGGGTGAGAAGCAGTCGAACATCATCCGCGCCCAGGGTGAAAAGCAGAGTCAGATCCTCGAAGCGCAGGGTGACGCCATCTCGACGGTCCTCCGCGCGAAGTCCGCCGAGTCGATGGGCGAACGCGCGATCATCGACAAGGGGATGGAGACGCTGGAGCGCATCGGGCAGGGCGAGTCGACGACGTTCGTCCTCCCGCAGGAACTCACGTCGCTCGTCGGCCGGTACGGCAAGCAGTTGAGCGGGAGCGACGTGCAGGATCAGCAGGGACTGAGCTCGCTCGAATTCGACGACGAGACCCGCGAGCTGATCGGCCTCGACGACATCGAGGAGATTCTGGGTCAGATCGACGAAGCGGCCGAGATGGACATCGAGGAGCTCGAACAGGAGGCCGAAGCGATCAAGTCGGGCGCGGGAACGGACATCAAAAGCGCCGACGAGGTGGTTCAAGAGGCGGATAGGGGCGCGGATTTCACGGGCGAGGAGTCTGAGACGGAGACGGAGACGGAGTAG
- a CDS encoding cytosine deaminase, producing MTEYIVTGGRTLDGDAVDIEIRDGTIRRIAPAGEGDTEAFPADRRHDADGRLVTPPLIEPHVHLDATGTAGDPSWNESGTLAEGIEVWAAYKADITVDDIVDRATRTVEWYAANGVTRIRTHADTTEPSLTTVEALLELRDRVSDLVDLQVVAFPQDGLFTEEGNADLLREAVSMGVDVIGAIPHNEHTREDGVRSVQTVCDLAERHDLPLDLHIDETDDPGSRFTEVLASEALKRGIGDRTTASHTTAMHSYNNAYADKLISLLAESGVSVVTNPPDNSVLQGSYDDYPRRRGHTRIDELRAAGVTVGIGHDSVLDPWYHYGQADPLDAAFVLLHYAHMAGRDDVADLWTMLTEANADVFGVDEYGLVEGSAGSLVVYDSPDAFNALRTRAPRTLVLREGEPVARTAPATTTVRRDSGERPVDFHR from the coding sequence ATGACCGAGTACATCGTCACGGGGGGACGGACCCTCGACGGCGACGCCGTCGACATCGAGATCAGGGACGGGACGATTCGACGGATCGCCCCTGCCGGCGAGGGGGACACAGAGGCGTTCCCGGCGGATCGGCGCCACGACGCGGACGGGCGACTGGTGACGCCGCCGCTGATCGAACCCCACGTCCACCTCGACGCGACGGGGACCGCCGGCGATCCGTCCTGGAACGAGAGCGGAACGCTCGCGGAGGGCATCGAGGTCTGGGCGGCGTACAAGGCCGATATCACCGTCGACGACATCGTCGACCGGGCGACGCGGACCGTCGAGTGGTACGCGGCCAACGGCGTCACGCGCATCCGGACCCACGCGGACACGACGGAGCCGTCGCTGACGACGGTCGAGGCGCTCCTCGAACTTCGCGACCGGGTCTCGGACCTCGTCGACCTGCAGGTCGTCGCGTTCCCGCAGGACGGTCTCTTCACCGAGGAGGGCAACGCGGACCTGCTCCGCGAGGCGGTGTCGATGGGCGTCGACGTGATCGGAGCGATCCCGCACAACGAACACACCCGCGAGGACGGGGTCCGGAGCGTCCAGACGGTCTGTGACCTCGCCGAACGCCACGACCTCCCCCTCGACTTGCACATCGACGAGACGGACGATCCGGGGTCGCGGTTCACCGAGGTGCTGGCGAGCGAGGCGCTCAAGCGCGGCATCGGCGACCGGACGACGGCGAGTCACACCACGGCGATGCACTCCTACAACAACGCCTACGCCGACAAGCTGATCTCCCTGCTCGCCGAGAGCGGCGTGAGCGTCGTGACGAACCCGCCGGACAACTCGGTCCTGCAGGGGAGCTACGACGACTACCCGCGGCGGCGCGGGCACACGCGCATCGACGAACTGCGGGCGGCGGGTGTCACCGTCGGCATCGGCCACGACTCCGTCCTCGATCCGTGGTACCACTACGGACAGGCCGACCCCCTCGACGCCGCGTTCGTCCTCCTGCACTACGCCCACATGGCCGGCCGAGACGACGTGGCCGACCTGTGGACGATGCTGACCGAGGCCAACGCCGACGTGTTCGGAGTGGACGAGTACGGCCTCGTCGAGGGGTCGGCGGGGTCGCTCGTCGTCTACGACAGTCCCGACGCGTTCAACGCGCTCCGCACCCGCGCGCCGCGGACGCTCGTACTCCGGGAGGGCGAACCGGTGGCACGGACGGCGCCGGCGACGACGACGGTCCGTCGGGACTCCGGGGAGCGGCCGGTCGACTTCCACCGCTGA
- the codB gene encoding cytosine permease, translated as MATEDESSTWRTFVFGDEDLPDPDYPIDHVPRDERKGLVSISAVLLGFVFFAGTLWSGAEVGAAMGFGPMLSATAVGYAILGVYVAALCGIAAKAGLTTVLLARYSFGRWGAKFADLLLGGTQVGWFGVTIPMVAIPTATFFGVESRSLILALIVVWGVLHLATAYFGYEGMEKLSLIAVPILVVVGLLSVFIAVQDAGGVSGLFAGTGGGEMGFAAAVTIVVGTFISGGTQAPNWARFASSTRVGFWAGLIAFLVGNGFLFLSGAVGGAVYDVTPAGDLYEVLAAQGLAAIGLIALILNIWTTNDNAAYAFGVAGSEAFEFDRKRPFVLAGGTVGILLALAGAESLLIPWLSTLGQYVPPLGGVIIADFLLCWRLDIPRMDDVDFAGVRWIAILGYGVGIVVAILTAGQVVPGVGAPQVLPGPGGAALNGLVAAFVVHTAAYYLLEETGVLAGHDVDGTSERL; from the coding sequence ATGGCAACAGAGGACGAATCATCAACCTGGCGGACGTTCGTGTTCGGTGACGAAGACCTGCCCGACCCGGACTACCCGATAGATCATGTCCCGCGTGACGAACGCAAGGGGCTCGTGAGTATCTCCGCAGTGTTGCTCGGTTTCGTCTTCTTCGCCGGGACGCTGTGGTCCGGTGCGGAAGTCGGGGCGGCGATGGGATTCGGCCCGATGCTCTCGGCCACCGCCGTCGGCTACGCCATCCTCGGCGTCTACGTCGCGGCGCTGTGTGGCATCGCCGCGAAGGCCGGGTTGACGACCGTCCTGCTCGCGCGATACAGCTTCGGCCGGTGGGGCGCGAAGTTCGCCGACCTCCTCCTCGGCGGGACGCAGGTCGGCTGGTTCGGCGTCACCATCCCGATGGTCGCCATCCCCACGGCGACGTTTTTCGGCGTCGAATCCCGGAGCCTGATCCTCGCGCTCATCGTCGTCTGGGGGGTCCTTCACCTCGCGACGGCCTACTTCGGCTACGAGGGGATGGAGAAGCTCTCGCTGATCGCCGTCCCGATTCTGGTCGTCGTCGGCCTGCTCTCGGTGTTCATCGCCGTCCAGGACGCCGGCGGCGTCTCCGGCCTGTTCGCCGGCACCGGCGGCGGGGAGATGGGCTTTGCCGCGGCGGTCACCATCGTCGTCGGCACGTTCATCAGCGGTGGGACGCAGGCGCCCAACTGGGCGCGGTTCGCGTCGTCCACCCGTGTCGGCTTCTGGGCGGGCCTCATCGCCTTCCTCGTCGGCAACGGCTTTCTCTTTCTCTCGGGCGCCGTCGGCGGCGCCGTCTACGACGTGACGCCCGCGGGTGACCTGTACGAGGTGCTCGCCGCGCAGGGACTGGCCGCCATCGGCCTGATCGCCCTGATCCTCAACATCTGGACGACGAACGACAACGCGGCCTACGCCTTCGGCGTCGCCGGCAGCGAGGCGTTCGAGTTCGACCGCAAGCGCCCCTTCGTGCTGGCCGGTGGCACCGTCGGCATCCTCCTCGCCCTCGCCGGCGCGGAGAGCCTGCTCATCCCGTGGCTGTCGACGCTCGGACAGTACGTCCCGCCGCTGGGTGGCGTCATCATCGCCGACTTCCTGCTCTGCTGGCGGCTGGATATTCCCCGGATGGACGACGTCGACTTCGCCGGGGTTCGATGGATCGCCATCCTCGGCTACGGCGTCGGTATCGTCGTCGCCATCCTCACCGCAGGACAGGTCGTCCCCGGCGTCGGCGCGCCGCAGGTGCTGCCCGGTCCCGGCGGGGCGGCCCTGAACGGTCTCGTCGCTGCCTTCGTCGTCCACACCGCGGCGTACTACCTGCTCGAAGAGACGGGCGTCCTCGCCGGCCACGACGTCGACGGCACGTCCGAGCGACTCTAG
- a CDS encoding tRNA (cytidine(56)-2'-O)-methyltransferase encodes MQDSPEVVVLRLGHRPGRDDRMTTHVALTARALGADRAVLVGEATQARETVAGVTDRFGGPFEVTVTDSYRPLLRDWEGTVVHLTMYGEPVEDVTPTIRERHRDDPLLLVVGAGKVDFEVYDRADWNVGVTNQPHSEVAALAVFLDRLFEGRELDREWVDADRRVIPQATGKRVEEVDD; translated from the coding sequence ATGCAAGACAGTCCGGAGGTCGTCGTGTTGCGTCTGGGCCATCGCCCCGGCCGCGACGACCGGATGACGACACACGTCGCCCTGACGGCGCGGGCGCTCGGCGCCGACCGGGCCGTCCTCGTCGGCGAGGCCACGCAGGCCCGGGAGACGGTCGCCGGGGTCACCGACCGCTTCGGTGGGCCGTTCGAGGTGACCGTCACCGACTCGTATCGGCCCCTCCTCCGGGACTGGGAGGGCACCGTCGTCCACCTCACGATGTACGGCGAGCCAGTCGAGGACGTGACGCCGACGATTCGGGAGCGCCACCGCGACGATCCGCTCCTCCTCGTCGTCGGCGCCGGAAAGGTTGACTTCGAGGTGTACGACCGCGCCGACTGGAACGTCGGCGTGACGAACCAGCCCCACTCCGAGGTGGCGGCGCTCGCCGTCTTTCTGGATCGGCTGTTCGAGGGGCGAGAACTGGACCGGGAGTGGGTCGACGCGGACCGCCGGGTGATCCCGCAGGCGACGGGCAAGCGCGTCGAGGAAGTGGACGACTAG
- a CDS encoding NAD-dependent epimerase/dehydratase family protein produces the protein MQLTDRRVVITGGAGLIGSHLAGRLAPDNEVIVADDLSKGKADRVPDGADLVVADVKDPDDVADAVTGDTDLVFHLAAYTDTNHAEPRRMFEENTAMTYTVLQRAEEVGVDGVAFTSSSTVYGEAPRPTPEDYAPLEPISEYGASKLADEGLVSTYAHAHGLQAWTFRFANIVGPGQRGNVIPDFVEKLRDDPEHLTILGDGRQEKSYLHVEDCVDAICHVVAHADAPLNTYNLGSRTTTSVNRIADIVTEEMGLDPDYAYTGGDRGWTGDVPKMRLSVEKLSALGWEPPESSDDAVRRAARQLIDEIG, from the coding sequence ATGCAACTCACCGACCGGCGGGTCGTGATCACCGGCGGTGCGGGCCTCATCGGGTCGCATCTCGCCGGCCGTCTCGCCCCGGACAACGAGGTGATCGTCGCCGACGACCTGTCGAAGGGGAAGGCGGACCGCGTCCCCGACGGCGCGGATCTCGTCGTCGCGGACGTGAAAGACCCCGACGACGTGGCCGACGCCGTCACGGGAGACACCGACCTCGTCTTCCACCTCGCCGCCTACACCGACACGAACCACGCCGAACCCCGGCGGATGTTCGAGGAGAACACCGCGATGACCTACACCGTCCTCCAGCGCGCCGAGGAGGTCGGCGTCGACGGCGTCGCGTTCACCTCCTCCTCGACCGTCTACGGCGAAGCACCGCGGCCGACGCCCGAGGACTACGCCCCCCTCGAACCGATCAGCGAGTACGGCGCGAGCAAACTCGCCGACGAGGGACTGGTCTCCACGTACGCCCACGCCCACGGCCTGCAGGCGTGGACGTTCCGCTTCGCCAACATCGTCGGGCCGGGGCAGCGCGGCAACGTGATCCCGGATTTCGTCGAGAAGCTCCGCGACGACCCCGAACACCTGACGATCCTCGGCGACGGCCGGCAGGAGAAGTCGTATCTCCACGTCGAGGACTGCGTCGACGCCATCTGCCACGTCGTCGCGCACGCGGACGCGCCGCTCAACACCTACAACCTCGGCTCGCGGACGACCACCTCGGTCAACCGCATCGCCGACATCGTGACCGAGGAGATGGGACTCGATCCGGACTACGCGTACACGGGCGGGGACCGCGGATGGACCGGCGACGTGCCGAAGATGCGCCTCTCCGTCGAGAAGCTCTCCGCGCTGGGGTGGGAGCCGCCGGAGTCGAGCGACGACGCCGTCCGCCGCGCCGCCCGGCAGTTGATCGACGAAATCGGATAG
- a CDS encoding DUF2797 domain-containing protein produces the protein MQIVGYETGDGGLLVSDGSADVEADARHPTAAVEYVPLDPGTELSYRLGDRHCAGVVTDDGHRPCDADGVPHCPDHTSTWVCARCTGTCLKDEMDCFDDHAIYLAAFAPDTFKVGVTKAYRLETRLREQGADRGAHLRTVDDGRIAREIEAELATEITDRVRVPTKRAGLGRAVDGAAWRALLDDFDPVETFDFDYGLDISERPVAETLATGRVRGTKGRLLVLDQGGSTYAVDLRDLVGYEVEEGGTDRRLQSSLGAFG, from the coding sequence GTGCAGATCGTCGGCTACGAGACGGGCGACGGCGGCCTCCTCGTGAGCGACGGGAGCGCCGACGTCGAGGCCGACGCCCGACACCCGACCGCGGCCGTCGAGTACGTCCCCCTCGACCCCGGGACTGAGCTCTCCTATCGTCTCGGTGACCGTCACTGCGCGGGCGTCGTGACCGACGACGGCCACCGCCCCTGCGACGCCGACGGGGTGCCCCACTGCCCCGACCACACTTCCACGTGGGTCTGTGCCCGGTGTACGGGCACCTGCCTCAAAGACGAGATGGACTGTTTCGACGATCACGCCATCTACCTCGCCGCCTTCGCCCCGGACACGTTCAAGGTGGGCGTCACGAAGGCGTATCGGCTGGAGACCCGCCTCCGCGAGCAGGGGGCGGACCGCGGCGCGCACCTCCGTACCGTCGACGACGGGCGGATCGCGCGCGAAATCGAGGCCGAACTGGCGACCGAGATCACCGACCGCGTCCGGGTGCCCACGAAGCGCGCGGGCCTCGGCCGCGCCGTCGACGGCGCCGCGTGGCGGGCGCTCCTCGACGACTTCGACCCCGTCGAGACGTTCGACTTCGACTACGGCCTGGACATATCGGAGCGGCCGGTCGCCGAGACGCTGGCGACGGGGCGGGTCCGGGGGACGAAGGGCCGACTGCTCGTGCTCGATCAGGGGGGCAGCACCTACGCGGTCGATCTGCGTGATCTGGTGGGCTACGAGGTCGAGGAGGGCGGCACCGACCGACGGCTGCAGTCGAGTCTGGGCGCGTTCGGCTGA